The Neoarius graeffei isolate fNeoGra1 chromosome 12, fNeoGra1.pri, whole genome shotgun sequence genome window below encodes:
- the LOC132894871 gene encoding vitelline membrane outer layer protein 1-like, which yields MHRLVCSTLIVFLALFGCHVKGERAQRSADRPYESLLFVDNGQRWGTWGLKEMCPRGYYAAGFSLKVAGYWESLLIGDNTALNGIRLHCINSPKGSGPYSDYATVQSDTGSWGTWTDIKWCKSGMLNSFQLRVEPYQGTFWDDTAANNIKFKCSRDDEEIKGKGMSWGDWGSWSDPCLGIGICGIQTIVEEPKGVGDDTALNDVRFYCCE from the exons ATGCATCGGCTAGTTTGCAGTACACTGATTGTTTTTCTGGCATTATTTGGATGCCATGTAAAGGGAGAAAGAGCTCAGCGAAGTGCCGACAGGCCCTATGAATCACTGTTATTTGTGGATAATGGACAACGCTGGGGCACATGGGGTCTTAAGGAAATGTGTCCAAGGGGTTACTATGCTGCAGGCTTTAGTCTTAAG GTTGCAGGTTACTGGGAATCTCTGCTAATTGGTGATAACACTGCACTAAATGGAATTCGTCTTCATTGCATTAATTCACCTAAAGGGTCAGGACCATACTCTGACTATGCCACAGTACAATCAGACACTGGAAG CTGGGGTACATGGACAGATATTAAGTGGTGTAAATCTGGGATGTTAAACAGTTTTCAACTACGTGTGGAACCTTACCAAGGAACCTTCTGGGACGATACAGCAGCAAATAATATCAA GTTTAAATGCAGTAGAGATGATGAGGAAATAAAAGGCAAAGGAATGTCTTGGGGTGACTGGGGCTCATGGAGTGACCCGTGTCTAGGAATAGGCATCTGTGGAATCCAAACAATCGTAGAGGAACCAAAAGGCGTGGGAGACGACACAGCACTGAATGATGTGCGATTCTACTGCTGCGAATAA